Proteins encoded by one window of Clostridium perfringens:
- a CDS encoding PTS sugar transporter subunit IIA, which produces MNFIRDLLNENNIILKAKAFNKEEAVRLAAEPLLKDGSITEEYVKDILEKINDLGPYMAIMPGVVIAHSRPGDYVFKECISMLTLENPVEFGHEDNDPIEIIFVIGAKENTGHLDALQDLARVLINEDSVNKIKNAQNKKEIMELFM; this is translated from the coding sequence GTGAATTTTATTAGGGATTTATTAAATGAGAATAATATAATTCTCAAGGCTAAAGCTTTTAACAAAGAAGAGGCAGTTAGATTGGCTGCGGAGCCTCTTTTAAAAGATGGAAGTATAACAGAGGAATATGTAAAAGATATTTTAGAGAAGATCAATGACTTAGGACCATATATGGCAATTATGCCAGGAGTGGTTATTGCTCATTCTAGACCAGGTGATTATGTGTTTAAAGAGTGTATTAGCATGCTTACTTTAGAAAATCCAGTTGAATTTGGTCATGAGGATAATGATCCAATAGAAATAATTTTTGTTATTGGAGCAAAGGAAAACACAGGTCATTTAGATGCTCTACAAGATTTAGCAAGGGTCTTAATAAATGAGGATTCTGTTAATAAAATTAAAAATGCTCAAAATAA